One stretch of Cygnus olor isolate bCygOlo1 chromosome 1, bCygOlo1.pri.v2, whole genome shotgun sequence DNA includes these proteins:
- the ARL1 gene encoding ADP-ribosylation factor-like protein 1 isoform X2: protein MGGFFSTIFSSLFGTREMRILILGLDGAGKTTILYRLQVGEVVTTIPTIGFNVETVTYKNLKFQVWDLGGQTSIRPYWRCYYSNTDAVIYVVDSCDRDRIGTSKSELVAMLEEEELKKAILVVFANKQDMEQAMTPTEMANALGLPALKDRKWQIFKTSATKGTGLDEAMEWLVEALKSRQ from the exons ATGG gggGCTTTTTCTCCACCatcttttccagtttgtttgGAACTCGAGAGATGAGAATTCTCATCTTGGGGCTGGATGGAGCAGGAAAAACAACCATTCTCTACAGGTTACAAGTTGGAGAAGTTGTTACCACCATTCCGA CAATTGGCTTCAATGTTGAAACAGTGACATACAAGAATCTGAAATTTCAAGTCTGGgatttgggaggacagacaaGCATAAg gccATACTGGCGGTGTTACTATTCAAATACAGATGCAGTCATTTACGTAGTGGACAGCTGCGATCGAGACAGAATTGGCACTTCAAAATCAGAGCTTGTTGCTATGTTAGAG GAAGAAGAGTTGAAGAAAGCCATTTTGGTGGTGTTTGCAAATAAGCAGGACATGGAACAAGCGATGACTCCCACAGAAATGGCGAACGCCCTTGGCTTGCCGGCTTTGAAGGATCGAAAATGGCAGATTTTCAAAACCTCTGCAACTAAGGGTACTGGGCTTGATGAAGCAATGGAATG GTTGGTGGAGGCCTTGAAGAGTAGGCAGTGA
- the ARL1 gene encoding ADP-ribosylation factor-like protein 1 isoform X1, whose translation MILAGLVFNHLLRCLWGFFSTIFSSLFGTREMRILILGLDGAGKTTILYRLQVGEVVTTIPTIGFNVETVTYKNLKFQVWDLGGQTSIRPYWRCYYSNTDAVIYVVDSCDRDRIGTSKSELVAMLEEEELKKAILVVFANKQDMEQAMTPTEMANALGLPALKDRKWQIFKTSATKGTGLDEAMEWLVEALKSRQ comes from the exons ATGATCCTAGCTGGTTTGGTATTTAATCATCTTTTACGGTGTTTAT gggGCTTTTTCTCCACCatcttttccagtttgtttgGAACTCGAGAGATGAGAATTCTCATCTTGGGGCTGGATGGAGCAGGAAAAACAACCATTCTCTACAGGTTACAAGTTGGAGAAGTTGTTACCACCATTCCGA CAATTGGCTTCAATGTTGAAACAGTGACATACAAGAATCTGAAATTTCAAGTCTGGgatttgggaggacagacaaGCATAAg gccATACTGGCGGTGTTACTATTCAAATACAGATGCAGTCATTTACGTAGTGGACAGCTGCGATCGAGACAGAATTGGCACTTCAAAATCAGAGCTTGTTGCTATGTTAGAG GAAGAAGAGTTGAAGAAAGCCATTTTGGTGGTGTTTGCAAATAAGCAGGACATGGAACAAGCGATGACTCCCACAGAAATGGCGAACGCCCTTGGCTTGCCGGCTTTGAAGGATCGAAAATGGCAGATTTTCAAAACCTCTGCAACTAAGGGTACTGGGCTTGATGAAGCAATGGAATG GTTGGTGGAGGCCTTGAAGAGTAGGCAGTGA